The region CAGCTAGCATATTTGATTCCTTGGTAGTTTATATGGTTTTCGATGTGTGCCGTTTCACACGGTTGTGGTAAcaaagcaatacattttctgaaaaaaattGAAACATTCTGGGAAATATAAGTTCAAATGTGACTAGTtccaaacatttatattttagccTGCAGAGAAGTGTAGCCAATGTAACACAAGACTAGCGCACGATTGGCCGAAACATTTATTAGAAAGAGTTTTCTTAAATCTTAagtcattttcaatttcaatgcATACGTTACATCCAGGTATGatgaagaaatgtaattgtttcctaaatgtaattgttttaattttggtCAACAAACAGCACAGTCGTTCTACTGCGACGTATTAAGTCCCATAGCCCGAGTCTAACTGGTATGTTCCGGAGAATGCAGATTTTAGAAGTGTTAAGTTACAATACAGAATGCATACAATCAAATCCTTATAGGTAAACAACCATAATATATACGGACGATACGAATCGCTCTGATGCCACTTTGCGCAAATGACAGCGAGTTTATTAGCGCGCTCCGGAATCCGACCCCAGCTCAGAAGAACCCAACTAAAGGGGGCCAAAGCGCCATACATTGTAAAAACTACTACCCCTAACCATTTTGATGATTGTGATCACCCGAACCAAAAGGAATGCAAAAGGCCTGCCTACTAATGAATGTATCCATGTGTCACagaatgtctgtgtataagATGCAGTTACCTTAAAGACAGAGATACTTGGTACAAAGTGGAGAGACCGGAGATCTAAATGAAGAAATTATTCACAGTGTTTGAAAATTGTGGATCATAACGGAGTCCGGCTTAAAATGCTCTTTGTGGTTTTAAAATAGGGCTagcaataacaaaaatgtaaataatctaTTTTATACCTCAAATGATTTGCAATTCATATGGAAAAAAAAAGGACTTACCTGACCACTACTTAAAGTTCCATTCGAAGGATACATATTGAATGAGAGGCACAGTGTCAGCTACAGAAAGCTATCCAAAGGGCCCTATTCTGAACCTGAAATAAAAAGAGACATCCATGAAGTccacagaaaaaaatatcatTCTTATGATAAACTGGAGTGTGGTATTAACAGACAGCCCGCGCATGACATGAAGAAGTTTACTCCTTGAACCCATCTATCACATGTCGACTTACCTGTTCtgtgaaaagaaaacacaggcCAGGTCTAGGAAAGTCCCCTCTGGAATGTTGTACATGGCTATCTTAAGTCATTAAAATCAGATATATTACAGGATTGGGAATTCAAAGAAAAGTCCACAGAAGGACTTTTTAACCTTTATTTCACAGatttcacaaatatttttttttcgaGAGAGACTGGCTCTAAAAGATGAGTAGATTAACCATAGAAAATATGGGGCCATAGGTTTATCTCTTACAAGCTTTTTTTAATAGacatacattgcagaggatcaAATGCATTTGCATGAGGTGAAGAGAGAAGACTTCAGGAATCAAAGAAAGGCAAGTTAAACAAGAACCAATTCCTGAAACCGAAATAAAGCCCCTACAATACTGAATGTGTAAGTAATATGGTGACAAATCCCCTGAGCCATGCAGAGGGCATCAGTAGTTCATCAATCCAAGTTCATGATTATTATTGaactttaattattattaaggaattttatttaatattttacgACTTCGTaaaaaacatatgtaaaatGGCTGATAGGATTGTCCTTCCAAAAACACTTCAGACTGTTCTGAAGTGCAGGTCTGATATTTTAGTGCTGTTCTTATCTCAGTATGAATATAGGAATCCCAATAGACACAAAAATATACACGTACCACTTACCACTATTTGTGCAATAACTAAGTTCAATACTAGAGGAACAGTGGTAAACTTGCCTGGTACGGGATACAAGTGCTGCCTTCCCACAAACACAGTAGGGAAGATAGTTTGGCAGGCAAAGAATCCAAGGGTTATACTGTTGGAGAGTTAAGTCCGGGAGGTCCCagagttggttagtacaattctaACAAAAATTGCGGCATAAAGACAAAGGAACTTTCAAAGCAAATCTGAAATAAGGTTAATCATAAACACCCATCACAGGAAGGATATAAAAACGTTTCCCTGAACCTCAGTATAGTTcattattaagaaataaatAGATGGCACAACCGTGAATATGCCTAGAAAGGCTATCCTCAAACACTGAGTGTCTGGGTGAGAAGGGCACTTGTCTGGTATGCCAACAAGAAGCCgatggcaactctaaaggagtAACAGTCTTCCACGGCAGAGCTGGGAGACACTATgaatactgcaacaatagcccaGGTGCTTTACAAAAGTGGCCTTCATGAGAGAATGGCCAAAAGAAAACAACTCACATCAACTCTCCCATAGAGTTTGCCAGAAAGCATGTGGTAGACATTGACACCTAGTGGAAGAAgtttctatggtctgatgagatcaaATAGAGCTTCTGGCCTAAATGCTAAACGCTATGTTTGGCGCTAGCCTAACAACaaacatcatcctgagaacacaaTCCCTGCTTTTGAGagctactgtatatacacaatcCTAAGAGGTTCTATAGGTGTATTTAacctaaaataatttgaaacagATGGATCCATTCAACTTATTCTGAACATTCTAAAGACAATTGGTTGTGCTACAACTAAGTCTGGTGTGTCATTACAAATGGGgtgaatatgttttatatttgtaattttgtttttctctttcacattatggactttttgtaTTGATCAGTTGCAAAAACACcttattaaatgtaattggatTTCATGCTGTAACATAATAAAATATGGGAAAGTCTCAAGCGGGTGAATACTTTTAAGAGCCAGtatataaaaaacattgatttcTGATTATTTTCCATTATTTGTTTGTCACCTGTTGTTTAGGAAAGGGCTCAATCCACTTACAGTAAATAGAGTATACATTGCAGAACGGTGTATAGACCTCTACAACAAACTACAACTTAAGAAGTCATCAATGCTCTATTTAgtcttttattaaattatttattttacccccCTTCTTATCCCCTCAGTTGTCGTGATGGTATATAATATATGATATCGCCCCAGGGATGTCAGGTTGGTGACAAGTTTAGAGGGAACACTGTTGTTGAATAAGTATGGCTGCTGAGAAAGTACCAAGACATTCCCTTGTggaactcaatcaatcaatcatatatttataaagccctttttacatcagaaagctgtcacaaagtgcttttacaaaacacccggccttagaccccaatgagcaaacaacagtagtgttgaatttcagtggctaggaaaaactccctaagaatgctgaaatttaggaagaaacctggagaggacccaggctcagaggagtgaacatattaagagtacaaattgtaataattaataaatgcatgtgggctgagtccagtaTCTATTTAAACTTTGTCCAGGTcggaccagatggacaaggacaggggtcagcacacTGGTTTGCATTATTGCCCCAACCAGCAACATATTACCACAGAGTGAGGTATCTCACTGGTTATTTTTCTAGCAGTAGGGGTCTCTGGTCTGCTTACTGCCGCCAACCAGAACAGACGTAATCAGTCTACTTTTAGTAGAGAACTGGTGGTTCACTATTGCCACCtggtggatttttctttttacaatactCCTGCATATGCATTTCAGCCATACTTTAGACTTGACTGGTTAAttgtattttgatacaaaatttTTACCATTTTACCTATAGTTCCAGCATGATTCCAAAGGTTTTCTGGAGATGTTATCTGATTAAAAGCTGTCTTCAGTTATCATACAATCAATGCCTAAGTGGTGGATGTGTTTTATGGTTGTATCACCTAAACCAGGGGATTTTCAAGCAGAATGttgttaaaacaaacattttgtgcaCAATACTAATTTGACATTGTCAGAAACCGAAATGTTTTAAGCAATTCAGAAAAGGAGAGACTGCCGCTTTCAAGCATGTAGGGGTTGATTGTAACAGTAGTTGTCAAAGTTCCAATTACAGAGCTATTTATTGTTGCCCCTGGCAAAACAAATTAGCAGAATATTAatcaaaagtgtttttttcatttagaaTGACAGAAAGTGTGAACCCAATTCAAAAGCCACTAAATTGTTATGGTTAAAAGAggaaaagcaaacaaaaaaactatgtCGACAAGTTTTGTTTAAGGTTTCAGCACTTTAGGAGAATGCTGcatcacaaaatgtttaataaaatgctatagttttcattaaaatgttgttgtgtctttattcataaatatatatCAAGATTATATCAGctaaccccaaggagcaaacaacagtagtgttggattttagtggctaggaaaaactccctaagaaggccgaatttaaGGAAgaagaggacccaggctcagaggggtgaccagtcctcttctggctgtgccgggtgagatattaagaatccaaatggaataatttatacatttctctgggctaaatccagagtctatttgattttagactaggtccaaagtatgaccaggtggacaaggacagggacagcagcgggccccccaaaccaggtactctgcaggtgtggaccaggacctcatctcctcctaaaatgtaaaactggaggagactgagaaagtgcatatcccccagcacaataatatagcagcgtaacaccttggaactgagacaggggggtccggtgacactgtggccctacccgggggaggccccggacagggcccaacaggcaggaaatcgaTCAGTTTAGCAGCACAAAGAATATCAGAATATCAACACTCTCCTTTTTAACTGCTAATTCTCAGCTCCCTGAGAGTCAGTCAATCTAGGCTAGGCTGGTTGTTGCTATCACTATTGCCAGATGTGGTGAATTTCGTTTATTTCCAATttaaagacaataaaaaaaaagctatgGAATGTTTTTGTACAGGTTTATAGTGGAGCCGGCGACATTTTGACAATGACTGAACTGCATACGGTCAATACAATCTGGTAACTCAGGTTGCTATTGTCTATCGCCCAGTTGCTAATAAAGTTGCGTTAAATTGGTGACGTCGCGAGTTCCACGTTGGCCCGGACGTGGCAGCATCCGAGGACAGAAACGATTCGTTCCTCAGGACTCACAAACATTAACGCCTCTTGTCTTAACAACGTCACATTTAGAAAAGTTTTCCTTAAAATTAAGAATCGGATAAGCACAAAATGGGACTTCTAATCTCATCCGTTTTTACTAGACTGTTCGGCAAAAAACAGATGAGAATACTTATGGGTAAGTGTCGCCAGGTAACTTTGCTAACTAGTTGAGGTTAGCTAACGATTTCTAAGTTAGGTTTTCAAATGTAAATTCTCCGGCTCACGAGAGACCTTTGTTTAGCTAGTCTTATAACAAAAAGGTTTGTCCCTGAAAACGAATACTAATGGTAATTTAACGGTCCTTAGTCCAATGTAATTCTTTCCACCTAGCTCATAAAGTTACGCTAAAGTTGtcttttcatgtttcatgtaaaaaaactaaaaaaactcGCATAAAGGTTATAATGTAGTTAATTGTTTAACTAGCTAATGTCACCGTTGACATGCTAAAATATACTGAATATGTTTTGTATATTGTAGCTACAATTTGAgtgttatactttttttttatatatacaatgCTGGCTAGTACCACATACCCCTGTAGAACAGGTATGACCTCAGAAATGTAACTGTTCAAATTGTCGTGGGACAATCAATGGACGCTCCAGTAAAATGTGCTGTTTTGTTACACAACACAACGCCACATTCTGTGTTCTGGACAGTTGCACTCCTGAAGAATTTCTGTCACAATCTGTCTTAGGGAAGCTCATTGTTTGTTGTTCCCACTAAGGTTGACCTGACTGAAGTTTGGTGAATGTTTACCTTCAATGGTTGCTGGCATGTTGAAAAAGTGTGCTTTTCACAGATGCTTTCAACTGTACCAGGCAGATGGCAGAAAGTGTGTATGGTGTTGCTAACAGAGTTTGGTCAGGTGTAAACTACCGACAACAAATACAGTTGCATTTTATCTATGGCAAGTTGAACTGAGATATGGTGACAAGGTCCTGAGGGCCTTCTGTCGTGCCATTGCTCTGCCGTGCCCAGGTGTTTTGGCATGATGATGCACTGCCCCATGTCACAAGGTTCTGGACTTGTTTTCTGGAAGCTGAAAATGTCCCAAGTCTTCCATGTCCGACATACTCCGATCAGATGTCAGCTATTGAGCATTTTTGGAAAGCTCTGGGTGTGTAAAAGACAGTGTCCCCATTCCTGACAATATCCAGCAGGCTATAGCCATTGAGCAAGTGGGACAACATTCTACCGGCCACAATAAACAGCCTGATCAACTGTGAGTTTCTAGTGATGCATGAGGTAAATGGTGATCAAACCAGATACCAACTTGTTTTCTTAATTTAATCCTTACCTCAACCTTTTATTTTCTAGTCTGTCCAACCAATTTACATTATCTGACCAACAATGTGTATTCCCGGTTAGGCTATATAAACTCCATAGAGTAGGGTCTAATATCCTTATTTCATTTGGTGGTTAAGGCCCAATTACTTAATTTCAATGTGGGCATCTAttcatttttgaatacattctCCTACTTGTATTTCTGATAATTGGCCTagaagtatttattttgttcattaatattgtttgttttctcaGTGGGTTTGGATGCTGCGGGGAAAACAACTATTTTGTATAAACTAAAGCTTGGGGAAATAGTTACCACCATTCCAACTAtcggtaagtgacacacacacacacacacacacacaccatgttttCAGGACAATCATTTTGTTCATTCAAAAAACAGTTTTCCCAAATGTCTAACCCAAGCTTTGACATAACCCTTACCTCCTTACCTCAATATCCTGTTTTTATGCCTAAATCCAATCCATAACACAAACTAGACCAGAGAAGTGTGCTCCAAGATAGAATGttgttcaattattgtttctgGTAAAAACATCCATCAAAAAATACAAGACTATGCATTTCACCTAATTTCCTATTGCTTTCATGTACTGCTTTTCATTACCGAAGTATTTCTGAAATGATAAGCAGGTTTCTGAAATGAAAATCCATATTTCAGTAATGAGAACTATGGAAAATGTAAGGAAAATTGCTTCATTAGTCATAATCCTACAAAAGTCACTACTAAACATATGCATTTTTCTAGTAGGgtagagtaaaaaaaataaaacagcaagTAAGGTAAGATATAAGCTATTTGAATGTGCATTCCATTCACATAATTCTAGCCTACTGTTTTGCATTTACATTGGAGATTTGCACGGTTCTGGGGTTATTTTTATGAGCTGGCTTTTTCAGCTGAACAGAGCTAGATGAGTCGACTTACCCAACTGATTCAGAATGCCCATCACTACCTGTATGTCATTGGTCACTAGCTAGTACCACTAGGCTGTTCCTCCTAAGCGACTGGTCATTGGCTGACTTTGTTCTTCACAGATTTAAGCTCCCTCTTTCTGCCATGGGATTACCATACTCTCACATTTTCGCAGCATATCAAATGGAGTGATGTTATTTGAAAAGCCAGATTTTAATGCTTACAGGGGTATTTtacccaaaatatatttccatgtttttcttttcaatatgACATTGAAATATCATAATGTAGTGTACAGTTCCATTATAtctatgaaatgttttgatgtaattaaaatgttcactgaCTGTGCTATTAGTAATTCCAATCAACAAACATGAGTCAGTTTACTCAATCTTTGTTCATTTCATCAGTACCCTAGGGCAGATGCCCTAGTACTCAgtcagcattttcttttttcttcaatGTTCCACTTTTCAAAATGCTTTTGGAGATGTACACTGAGTACTAGGGCATGTTTTATCGAATAGCGCTGCACGATTTATCGAATTATAATCAAAATTGCaatattgacatgtgcaatatccaTATCGCCAACTTATGCAATTTTCATCTTTAAAAAGGTGAATGAGATGCGCCTCACGCAAGGCAACGGGCACGCATCCTACCTCCGTAATGGTTTTTCTTGCGggtgctgtaggtatttttgtcacttaaatacctggactaattttgtttGAATAGTTGATGTTTAAATGTTAGCTTTGAGTTAACCCTGCAACTGCTAGCGGAGGCGTCTGCTTCAAGCTAGCGATCGGCGccaagatattgtcccacatacacaacagcatggttattaatagttttgtttattaaaaatgttgccTAACCAGCTATGACAACAGCACAAACATGGCCAACGCCGCCGTATAACAAATGGTTAaacacaggctgcaccttcaaattggtagGAAGTGTAAAATAGGAAACATTGAACTTGAACTCgatttttattctgtttaatagcacattatatAGACTATGATCTGTATTTTTGAGTGTTATTATCTacgctgtttacacccatgtttgaaaatcgcaTAACCGTAATTGCAGTATTTGtccaatattttatccaaattgtgcagccctagtcTTTAGGAAATACTTAGCTTACCACAGATCGTTTCCAATGTGATAATGCTTTGCAGTggttttggatgtgtgtgtatttactgtGCCTCCGTTGTGTATTTCAGGCTTTAATGTGGAGACAGTTGAGTATAAGAACATCTGCTTCACGGTTTGGGATGTTGGTGGTCAGGACAAAATCAGACCCCTCTGGAGACACTACTTCCAGAACACACAGGTAAGCTCACACACCATAAGGCTGTTTAACCCATACAATTCCTTAGGGAATCCTCTTTGATTGTCCCTGCCCTCTGACTaatctaaccccccccccccacagggtTTGATCTTCGTAGTAGACAGCAATGATCGAGAGAGAGTGGCTGAGTCAGCAGAAGAACTGTCCAAAATGGTAAATATTTTTGCTATATGTATGTTAACAGGGTGGGAAATGCCAGGGACCTAATGAAACCACAATTTGTAGGTTCTGATTAAGCATAATTGCGTATTTGTGGCCTTTCAGCTTGAAAATGTCTGGCTGTTTTCCTATGACCTGTTTCAATTACAATTCTTTTGTCCTGCAGAAGTGCCTGTAACCGGACTCTTGTTTTGTTAACCCTAGCTCTGTAAAGTCTCAGGGGTACTCAACTTTTACCCTACATGGTCTAGAGCCTACTTGTTTTCTGCTCAATCTCATCATTCATTTCACCCACCTAGCGTCCCAGGTcttaagtccctgattagaaggTTGCAGTGataaaatggagtggaactgacTTTGAGGTCTGGAGCTGAGTTTGAAGGCTCTAGAGACTGCTGTGTGTGGTAATCCCAGGTGGTCAGCTCTTTCTGAGATGCTTGAATGATCATGTCTTGCGCCAACTCTCGTACCATAGTCAGTCACTTAGTCGCAACAACTGAACCTCTTGaccatgtctgcatgctttCTATGTTGAGCTGCAGCCGCATGCttgtctgtttgactgtgttCATTAAGGAGCAGTTGTACCTAATGAGGGTGTAAATAGATTTAGGGACGATTTCTAGGAGAACTCCATTGAGCTTATTTTTTTTAGTCCTAGTctaggtttaatctgtgtctgtgaaaccagcccaTAGTTTCTTTGCCTAGTCTGTTTGAAATCAACGTAGCTCAACATTAAACCTTTAATCTTACTTGGGAATGGTTGTTTTACATCATAGCCAGACCAGGGTTTGAGTCCTGCTTGCGGATTATCCCTGCAGAGGGCAATGCAGTTGGCCAGCGCTGTCTGGGTTTGGTTGCCTTGCCTGATTGTGCTGTAGCGACACCTTGAGTGCCGTGAGTTGAGTTAAAATGCTGGGGTGTGTCTTTCAGTATGTGAGGATTCCAGTTGTTACCGGATTGCATGTTCTTGGGTCGATGCATATCTTTGTATTGAATGTCCCAATTCCACTGGGGGTTGCTGCAATTAAACAGAGGCCCTAATCAGGAATTGGATCTCAATAAATTgtattcataataataaaaacagctCTGAGCATGAGTACAGTATAACTGTGAGTGGGGATTTTGTGTTGTCATTAATCAAAAGTTTTCATGAATCATTaaacaagtaaaaataaatgttaattattaACAAGGACAAAATTAGTGAAGCTTTAACAGTAACCTCACACAAGTGCACCCTCAACGCAATACATTTGAACATTCATGTTAAAAAGAGAGCTGTCTTCCGGACCAGCTGTTAGCCTTGTTGAGTTAGTATGTTTTGGTtgaaagtcaaatgttttgtagACTTATCTTTTTTATACCTTTTTGtaattagaaatgtgatgatagaaatatacaatatttgTTTAGGTTTCATATCCaggattagattcaactttattgtaattgaacagtacaacgaaatgccattttctaaccagaagtgcaattAGAAGGCAGGCaattattaagtatatgtaaattacaagtggaatgtgcagatgtgcagtgaaggcaaatgcagtacaaatggcaacagTAAATGTAAACTTTGTGATATTTCCTGTTCTTTTTAGCTACAGGAGGATGAGTTGAGAGAAGCAGTGTTGCTGGTGTTTGCTAACAAGCAGGACCTTCCTAACGCCATGTCTGTCAGTGACCTCACAGACAAACTTGGATTGCAGAGCCTCCGCAGCAGATTGGTGAGTCTTTCACTTGCTGTTTCTAACAAGTGTATaagtgcgtgcacacacacacacacacacacacacacacacacacacacacacacagactcagtcCTGTGACTAGCTGATGTCTTTGTGTCTCCTTTCAGTGGCATGTGCAGGCGACCTGTGCCACCCAAGGCACAGGCCTGTATGAAGGACTGGACTGGCTTTCCAACGAGCTGTCCAAGCAGTAACAACGGACATGactagagaggaagag is a window of Esox lucius isolate fEsoLuc1 chromosome 19, fEsoLuc1.pri, whole genome shotgun sequence DNA encoding:
- the LOC105028709 gene encoding ADP-ribosylation factor 4, encoding MGLLISSVFTRLFGKKQMRILMVGLDAAGKTTILYKLKLGEIVTTIPTIGFNVETVEYKNICFTVWDVGGQDKIRPLWRHYFQNTQGLIFVVDSNDRERVAESAEELSKMLQEDELREAVLLVFANKQDLPNAMSVSDLTDKLGLQSLRSRLWHVQATCATQGTGLYEGLDWLSNELSKQ